In Drosophila yakuba strain Tai18E2 chromosome 2R, Prin_Dyak_Tai18E2_2.1, whole genome shotgun sequence, a single genomic region encodes these proteins:
- the LOC6530808 gene encoding uncharacterized protein LOC6530808 isoform X2 has product MSSSSSRPLCLPLCLLVLSALNGPAAAASRVRVSSSTTMTRNIEEENALLLLLAGPPVLSESIMGTVGRLPCNVTPPIHEDRVALVIWYKVGLKTPIYSVDTRDSNFAQGTHWSDETYRERLSFHVEGRAGTLTIKSTTEDDTGEYRCRVDFQKSPTRNSKVNLTVIIPPESVIILDSKGVTIEDHTLGPYNEGSGINITCVAIGGRPQPRVTWLHGNTVYKNASVGQPLSERRVGNTLSLARLERRNLHMQLTCRAENNNLTTPIISSVVLDMNLRPLIVKLQGENRALSAGNSYQLSCVVIGARPAPTITWWKGSTPMKNTHEIATPDGNLTTSVLTFTPTIDDRGKFLSCRAEQSMIPESGMEDGWKLDIYHIPVVSLELGTNSLNSTLREGIDVFFECNIKSNPWIYEVSWRHNGKILTNNPAEGIAVSNQSLVLQNASRARSGIYTCVGSNREGDGESNPVQLDIRFAPVCRPRQRLSYSSGRHETVKVACEIDANPAEATYVWKFNATQGETVDIPASQVAVDRGRSIAHYTPMTENDYGTLLCWATNEIGDQSEPCVYTIFPAGEPDPLLNCTVLNQTSTGFQIECIEGFNGGLQQDFIMEVYMNGTTRHPKISKSKRPYFEVSGLVPGMGYNVFLIANNSKGRSNATILQVYTLKDPEKQTVKITFTKSFQGLRPAYPKSKSKTTATTTTTSDCVCDEDEFLNLGKGFSHDEGTDADQQEDLSLAYAPVIEDIRPFLGILAGIVGSIFLVALIIVIVVRVRGSSGRDRNNYSHPGSGVGGIGGTTGNGSGMGGIGGGVGGGGVGGTTANGNGSLGLLASNNNGSLVIGTLGHNGGQSVQDMHRIGRETCHVTSSLDSIDKNPDIIPQDGHDLDDEWTTKGHGRTYATAAMAEQNAVITSGTYDHLMPTYAVVDKKTAPPPGHGQYIQYNTLIPVSKMGAYGNQQQQLQQQPQQKTELSYSELSAPLVGGPVGVQRMAPYCSATLGRPGRQAELKRAEPNIYSQIDLAHHPMPMYSTSPMFGTNSTITGVTMSHPSQLATFSPTPPPPIFTHSMVTTGDGLLQPVTCMGLVATSSAGASVPGPLPLPPQQQQQQQQQHQQLTAANGGNGSIVGMGMSLYGSDVGKPQLLKTVPEEVHHQLNREDILISQDRNLGSGTRF; this is encoded by the exons tGTGGACACACGCGACTCGAACTTCGCCCAGGGAACGCACTGGTCGGATGAGACCTACCGGGAGCGACTCTCCTTCCACGTGGAAGGACGTGCTGGCACGCTGACCATCAAGTCAACCACGGAGGACGACACGGGCGAGTATCGTTGCCGCGTCGACTTCCAGAAAAGTCCCACTCGCAACTCCAAAGTGAATTTAACTGTCATAA TTCCGCCCGAGTCAGTGATTATATTGGACAGCAAGGGTGTGACCATCGAGGATCACACGCTGGGTCCTTACAACGAGGGCTCTGGGATAAACATCACGTGCGTGGCCATCGGCG GTCGACCACAGCCGAGGGTTACCTGGCTGCACGGCAACACCGTCTACAAGAACGCCAGTGTGGGCCAACCCCTGTCGGAGCGACGGGTGGGCAATACCCTGTCCCTGGCGCGACTGGAGCGGAGGAATCTTCACATGCAGCTAACGTGCCGGGCGGAGAACAATAATTTGACAACGCCAATTATCAGCAGCGTCGTCCTGGACATGAACC TGCGTCCTTTGATTGTGAAGCTGCAGGGGGAGAATCGAGCTCTGTCGGCGGGGAATTCTTATCAGCTCAGCTGCGTTGTCATCGGAGCACGTCCAGCGCCGACGATTACCTGGTGGAAGGGCAGTACCCCCATGAAGAATACTCATGAGATT GCTACACCGGACGGAAATCTTACCACCTCGGTGCTGACATTCACGCCCACCATCGATGACCGCGGCAAGTTCCTCTCGTGCCGCGCGGAGCAGAGCATGATACCCGAGTCCGGAATGGAGGATGGCTGGAAATTGGACATTTATC ATATACCGGTGGTGAGTCTGGAACTGGGTACCAATTCGCTGAACTCAACTCTACGCGAGGGAATCGATGTCTTCTTCGAGTGCAACATCAAATCGAATCCCTGGATATACGAAGTTAGCTGGCGGCACAAT GGCAAGATCCTAACCAACAATCCAGCCGAAGGCATCGCCGTCTCCAACCAGAGTCTGGTGCTCCAAAACGCCAGCCGGGCGAGAAGTGGCATCTACACCTGTGTGGGCAGCAATCGGGAGGGCGACGGCGAGAGCAATCCCGTCCAGCTGGACATACGAT TTGCACCTGTGTGCCGACCTCGCCAACGACTCTCCTACAGCTCGGGCAGGCATGAAACCGTCAAGGTGGCctgtgaaattgatgccaATCCCGCGGAGGCCACCTACGTTTGGAAATTCAATGCAACTCAGGGAGAAACAGTTGACATACCGGCTTCGCAAGTGGCCGTGGATCGGGGCCGTAGTATTGCCCATTACACGCCCATGACGGAGAAT GACTACGGAACGCTGCTCTGCTGGGCCACCAACGAAATTGGCGATCAAAGTGAACCCTGCGTATACACAATATTCCCAGCAG GCGAGCCGGATCCGTTGCTAAACTGCACGGTGCTCAACCAGACATCGACGGGATTCCAAATCGAATGCATTGAGGGCTTCAATGGCGGCCTGCAGCAGGACTTTATAATGGAGGTTTACATGAACGGAACGACACGACATCccaaaatttcaaaatcaaa GCGACCGTACTTTGAGGTAAGCGGACTGGTGCCCGGCATGGGCTACAACGTCTTCCTCatcgccaacaacagcaaggGCCGTAGCAACGCCACCATTTTGCAGGTCTACACGCTGAAGGATCCGGAGAAGCAGACGG ttaaaatAACATTCACTAAGTCCTTCCAAGGACTCAGGCCTGCCTATcccaaatcaaaatcaaaaacgacAGCGACCACGACCACGACCAGCGACTGCGTTTGCGATGAGGATGAGTTCCTAAATCTGGGCAAGGGATTTAGCCACGACGAGGGCACAGACGCTGACCAGCAAGAAG ACCTCTCGTTGGCCTATGCCCCCGTCATCGAGGACATCCGGCCATTCCTCGGCATTCTGGCCGGCATCGTGGGCAGCATTTTCCTGGTGGCCCTCATCATTGTGATTGTGGTGCGTGTGCGCGGCTCTTCTGGGCGCGATCGCAATAATTACTCGCATCCGGGCAGCGGCGTCGGCGGCATTGGCGGCACCACCGGCAACGGCAGTGGGATGGGCGGCATCGGCGGTGGCGTTGGCGGCGGCGGAGTGGGCGGGACCACGGCCAACGGGAATGGCAGTCTGGGCCTGCTggcgagcaacaacaatggcagccTCGTCATCGGCACGCTGGGCCACAATGGCGGGCAATCAGTGCAGGATATGCATCGCATCGGCCGGGAGACGTGCCATGTGACGAGCAGCCTGGACAGCATCGACAAGAATCCGGACATCATACCGCAAG ACGGACACGACCTGGACGATGAGTGGACGACAAAGGGACATGGTCGCACTTACGCCACGGCGGCGATGGCCGAGCAGAATGCCGTTATAACCTCCGGCACCTATGATCACCTGATGCCCACGTACGCCGTCGTCGACAAGAAGACAGCACCGCCTCCCGGCCATGGCCAGTACATCCAGTATAATACGCTCATTCCCGTTAGCAAAATGGGCGCTTATGGcaatcaacagcagcagctccagcagcagccgcaacagaAG ACTGAGCTCAGCTACAGCGAACTAAGCGCTCCTCTGGTCGGCGGCCCGGTGGGCGTCCAGCGGATGGCGCCCTACTGCAGCGCGACCTTGGGACGGCCGGGCAGGCAGGCGGAACTTAAGCGGGCGGAGCCGAACATCTACTCGCAG ATCGATCTGGCACATCATCCCATGCCCATGTACTCAACGAGCCCGATGTTTGGCACGAACAGCACCATCACCGGAGTCACCATGTCGCATCCATCACAATTGGCCACCTTCTcgccgacgccgccgccgcccatcTTCACCCACAGCATGGTGACCACTGGCGATGGCCTCCTGCAGCCGGTGACGTGCATGGGCCTGGTGGCAACATCTTCGGCTGGGGCATCGGTTCCTGGTCCGCTTCCACTAcccccgcagcagcagcaacagcaacagcagcagcatcagcagctgaCAGCGGCCAAtggcggaaacggaagcatCGTCGGCATGGGCATGAGCCTTTATGGCAGCGATGTG GGCAAGCCCCAGCTGCTGAAGACTGTGCCAGAGGAGGTGCACCATCAGCTGAACAGAGAGGATATACTGATCTCCCAGGATCGCAATCTCGGATCGGGAACTCGCTTCTGA
- the LOC6530808 gene encoding uncharacterized protein LOC6530808 isoform X1, protein MSSSSSRPLCLPLCLLVLSALNGPAAAASRVRVSSSTTMTRNIEEENALLLLLAGPPVLSESIMGTVGRLPCNVTPPIHEDRVALVIWYKVGLKTPIYSVDTRDSNFAQGTHWSDETYRERLSFHVEGRAGTLTIKSTTEDDTGEYRCRVDFQKSPTRNSKVNLTVIIPPESVIILDSKGVTIEDHTLGPYNEGSGINITCVAIGGRPQPRVTWLHGNTVYKNASVGQPLSERRVGNTLSLARLERRNLHMQLTCRAENNNLTTPIISSVVLDMNLRPLIVKLQGENRALSAGNSYQLSCVVIGARPAPTITWWKGSTPMKNTHEIATPDGNLTTSVLTFTPTIDDRGKFLSCRAEQSMIPESGMEDGWKLDIYHIPVVSLELGTNSLNSTLREGIDVFFECNIKSNPWIYEVSWRHNGKILTNNPAEGIAVSNQSLVLQNASRARSGIYTCVGSNREGDGESNPVQLDIRFAPVCRPRQRLSYSSGRHETVKVACEIDANPAEATYVWKFNATQGETVDIPASQVAVDRGRSIAHYTPMTENDYGTLLCWATNEIGDQSEPCVYTIFPAGEPDPLLNCTVLNQTSTGFQIECIEGFNGGLQQDFIMEVYMNGTTRHPKISKSKRPYFEVSGLVPGMGYNVFLIANNSKGRSNATILQVYTLKDPEKQTVKITFTKSFQGLRPAYPKSKSKTTATTTTTSDCVCDEDEFLNLGKGFSHDEGTDADQQEDLSLAYAPVIEDIRPFLGILAGIVGSIFLVALIIVIVVRVRGSSGRDRNNYSHPGSGVGGIGGTTGNGSGMGGIGGGVGGGGVGGTTANGNGSLGLLASNNNGSLVIGTLGHNGGQSVQDMHRIGRETCHVTSSLDSIDKNPDIIPQGGLDGHDLDDEWTTKGHGRTYATAAMAEQNAVITSGTYDHLMPTYAVVDKKTAPPPGHGQYIQYNTLIPVSKMGAYGNQQQQLQQQPQQKTELSYSELSAPLVGGPVGVQRMAPYCSATLGRPGRQAELKRAEPNIYSQIDLAHHPMPMYSTSPMFGTNSTITGVTMSHPSQLATFSPTPPPPIFTHSMVTTGDGLLQPVTCMGLVATSSAGASVPGPLPLPPQQQQQQQQQHQQLTAANGGNGSIVGMGMSLYGSDVGKPQLLKTVPEEVHHQLNREDILISQDRNLGSGTRF, encoded by the exons tGTGGACACACGCGACTCGAACTTCGCCCAGGGAACGCACTGGTCGGATGAGACCTACCGGGAGCGACTCTCCTTCCACGTGGAAGGACGTGCTGGCACGCTGACCATCAAGTCAACCACGGAGGACGACACGGGCGAGTATCGTTGCCGCGTCGACTTCCAGAAAAGTCCCACTCGCAACTCCAAAGTGAATTTAACTGTCATAA TTCCGCCCGAGTCAGTGATTATATTGGACAGCAAGGGTGTGACCATCGAGGATCACACGCTGGGTCCTTACAACGAGGGCTCTGGGATAAACATCACGTGCGTGGCCATCGGCG GTCGACCACAGCCGAGGGTTACCTGGCTGCACGGCAACACCGTCTACAAGAACGCCAGTGTGGGCCAACCCCTGTCGGAGCGACGGGTGGGCAATACCCTGTCCCTGGCGCGACTGGAGCGGAGGAATCTTCACATGCAGCTAACGTGCCGGGCGGAGAACAATAATTTGACAACGCCAATTATCAGCAGCGTCGTCCTGGACATGAACC TGCGTCCTTTGATTGTGAAGCTGCAGGGGGAGAATCGAGCTCTGTCGGCGGGGAATTCTTATCAGCTCAGCTGCGTTGTCATCGGAGCACGTCCAGCGCCGACGATTACCTGGTGGAAGGGCAGTACCCCCATGAAGAATACTCATGAGATT GCTACACCGGACGGAAATCTTACCACCTCGGTGCTGACATTCACGCCCACCATCGATGACCGCGGCAAGTTCCTCTCGTGCCGCGCGGAGCAGAGCATGATACCCGAGTCCGGAATGGAGGATGGCTGGAAATTGGACATTTATC ATATACCGGTGGTGAGTCTGGAACTGGGTACCAATTCGCTGAACTCAACTCTACGCGAGGGAATCGATGTCTTCTTCGAGTGCAACATCAAATCGAATCCCTGGATATACGAAGTTAGCTGGCGGCACAAT GGCAAGATCCTAACCAACAATCCAGCCGAAGGCATCGCCGTCTCCAACCAGAGTCTGGTGCTCCAAAACGCCAGCCGGGCGAGAAGTGGCATCTACACCTGTGTGGGCAGCAATCGGGAGGGCGACGGCGAGAGCAATCCCGTCCAGCTGGACATACGAT TTGCACCTGTGTGCCGACCTCGCCAACGACTCTCCTACAGCTCGGGCAGGCATGAAACCGTCAAGGTGGCctgtgaaattgatgccaATCCCGCGGAGGCCACCTACGTTTGGAAATTCAATGCAACTCAGGGAGAAACAGTTGACATACCGGCTTCGCAAGTGGCCGTGGATCGGGGCCGTAGTATTGCCCATTACACGCCCATGACGGAGAAT GACTACGGAACGCTGCTCTGCTGGGCCACCAACGAAATTGGCGATCAAAGTGAACCCTGCGTATACACAATATTCCCAGCAG GCGAGCCGGATCCGTTGCTAAACTGCACGGTGCTCAACCAGACATCGACGGGATTCCAAATCGAATGCATTGAGGGCTTCAATGGCGGCCTGCAGCAGGACTTTATAATGGAGGTTTACATGAACGGAACGACACGACATCccaaaatttcaaaatcaaa GCGACCGTACTTTGAGGTAAGCGGACTGGTGCCCGGCATGGGCTACAACGTCTTCCTCatcgccaacaacagcaaggGCCGTAGCAACGCCACCATTTTGCAGGTCTACACGCTGAAGGATCCGGAGAAGCAGACGG ttaaaatAACATTCACTAAGTCCTTCCAAGGACTCAGGCCTGCCTATcccaaatcaaaatcaaaaacgacAGCGACCACGACCACGACCAGCGACTGCGTTTGCGATGAGGATGAGTTCCTAAATCTGGGCAAGGGATTTAGCCACGACGAGGGCACAGACGCTGACCAGCAAGAAG ACCTCTCGTTGGCCTATGCCCCCGTCATCGAGGACATCCGGCCATTCCTCGGCATTCTGGCCGGCATCGTGGGCAGCATTTTCCTGGTGGCCCTCATCATTGTGATTGTGGTGCGTGTGCGCGGCTCTTCTGGGCGCGATCGCAATAATTACTCGCATCCGGGCAGCGGCGTCGGCGGCATTGGCGGCACCACCGGCAACGGCAGTGGGATGGGCGGCATCGGCGGTGGCGTTGGCGGCGGCGGAGTGGGCGGGACCACGGCCAACGGGAATGGCAGTCTGGGCCTGCTggcgagcaacaacaatggcagccTCGTCATCGGCACGCTGGGCCACAATGGCGGGCAATCAGTGCAGGATATGCATCGCATCGGCCGGGAGACGTGCCATGTGACGAGCAGCCTGGACAGCATCGACAAGAATCCGGACATCATACCGCAAGGTGGGTTGG ACGGACACGACCTGGACGATGAGTGGACGACAAAGGGACATGGTCGCACTTACGCCACGGCGGCGATGGCCGAGCAGAATGCCGTTATAACCTCCGGCACCTATGATCACCTGATGCCCACGTACGCCGTCGTCGACAAGAAGACAGCACCGCCTCCCGGCCATGGCCAGTACATCCAGTATAATACGCTCATTCCCGTTAGCAAAATGGGCGCTTATGGcaatcaacagcagcagctccagcagcagccgcaacagaAG ACTGAGCTCAGCTACAGCGAACTAAGCGCTCCTCTGGTCGGCGGCCCGGTGGGCGTCCAGCGGATGGCGCCCTACTGCAGCGCGACCTTGGGACGGCCGGGCAGGCAGGCGGAACTTAAGCGGGCGGAGCCGAACATCTACTCGCAG ATCGATCTGGCACATCATCCCATGCCCATGTACTCAACGAGCCCGATGTTTGGCACGAACAGCACCATCACCGGAGTCACCATGTCGCATCCATCACAATTGGCCACCTTCTcgccgacgccgccgccgcccatcTTCACCCACAGCATGGTGACCACTGGCGATGGCCTCCTGCAGCCGGTGACGTGCATGGGCCTGGTGGCAACATCTTCGGCTGGGGCATCGGTTCCTGGTCCGCTTCCACTAcccccgcagcagcagcaacagcaacagcagcagcatcagcagctgaCAGCGGCCAAtggcggaaacggaagcatCGTCGGCATGGGCATGAGCCTTTATGGCAGCGATGTG GGCAAGCCCCAGCTGCTGAAGACTGTGCCAGAGGAGGTGCACCATCAGCTGAACAGAGAGGATATACTGATCTCCCAGGATCGCAATCTCGGATCGGGAACTCGCTTCTGA
- the LOC6530808 gene encoding uncharacterized protein LOC6530808 isoform X4, whose product MSSSSSRPLCLPLCLLVLSALNGPAAAASRVRVSSSTTMTRNIEEENALLLLLAGPPVLSESIMGTVGRLPCNVTPPIHEDRVALVIWYKVGLKTPIYSVDTRDSNFAQGTHWSDETYRERLSFHVEGRAGTLTIKSTTEDDTGEYRCRVDFQKSPTRNSKVNLTVIIPPESVIILDSKGVTIEDHTLGPYNEGSGINITCVAIGGRPQPRVTWLHGNTVYKNASVGQPLSERRVGNTLSLARLERRNLHMQLTCRAENNNLTTPIISSVVLDMNLRPLIVKLQGENRALSAGNSYQLSCVVIGARPAPTITWWKGSTPMKNTHEIATPDGNLTTSVLTFTPTIDDRGKFLSCRAEQSMIPESGMEDGWKLDIYHIPVVSLELGTNSLNSTLREGIDVFFECNIKSNPWIYEVSWRHNGKILTNNPAEGIAVSNQSLVLQNASRARSGIYTCVGSNREGDGESNPVQLDIRFAPVCRPRQRLSYSSGRHETVKVACEIDANPAEATYVWKFNATQGETVDIPASQVAVDRGRSIAHYTPMTENDYGTLLCWATNEIGDQSEPCVYTIFPAGEPDPLLNCTVLNQTSTGFQIECIEGFNGGLQQDFIMEVYMNGTTRHPKISKSKRPYFEVSGLVPGMGYNVFLIANNSKGRSNATILQVYTLKDPEKQTDLSLAYAPVIEDIRPFLGILAGIVGSIFLVALIIVIVVRVRGSSGRDRNNYSHPGSGVGGIGGTTGNGSGMGGIGGGVGGGGVGGTTANGNGSLGLLASNNNGSLVIGTLGHNGGQSVQDMHRIGRETCHVTSSLDSIDKNPDIIPQGGLDGHDLDDEWTTKGHGRTYATAAMAEQNAVITSGTYDHLMPTYAVVDKKTAPPPGHGQYIQYNTLIPVSKMGAYGNQQQQLQQQPQQKTELSYSELSAPLVGGPVGVQRMAPYCSATLGRPGRQAELKRAEPNIYSQIDLAHHPMPMYSTSPMFGTNSTITGVTMSHPSQLATFSPTPPPPIFTHSMVTTGDGLLQPVTCMGLVATSSAGASVPGPLPLPPQQQQQQQQQHQQLTAANGGNGSIVGMGMSLYGSDVGKPQLLKTVPEEVHHQLNREDILISQDRNLGSGTRF is encoded by the exons tGTGGACACACGCGACTCGAACTTCGCCCAGGGAACGCACTGGTCGGATGAGACCTACCGGGAGCGACTCTCCTTCCACGTGGAAGGACGTGCTGGCACGCTGACCATCAAGTCAACCACGGAGGACGACACGGGCGAGTATCGTTGCCGCGTCGACTTCCAGAAAAGTCCCACTCGCAACTCCAAAGTGAATTTAACTGTCATAA TTCCGCCCGAGTCAGTGATTATATTGGACAGCAAGGGTGTGACCATCGAGGATCACACGCTGGGTCCTTACAACGAGGGCTCTGGGATAAACATCACGTGCGTGGCCATCGGCG GTCGACCACAGCCGAGGGTTACCTGGCTGCACGGCAACACCGTCTACAAGAACGCCAGTGTGGGCCAACCCCTGTCGGAGCGACGGGTGGGCAATACCCTGTCCCTGGCGCGACTGGAGCGGAGGAATCTTCACATGCAGCTAACGTGCCGGGCGGAGAACAATAATTTGACAACGCCAATTATCAGCAGCGTCGTCCTGGACATGAACC TGCGTCCTTTGATTGTGAAGCTGCAGGGGGAGAATCGAGCTCTGTCGGCGGGGAATTCTTATCAGCTCAGCTGCGTTGTCATCGGAGCACGTCCAGCGCCGACGATTACCTGGTGGAAGGGCAGTACCCCCATGAAGAATACTCATGAGATT GCTACACCGGACGGAAATCTTACCACCTCGGTGCTGACATTCACGCCCACCATCGATGACCGCGGCAAGTTCCTCTCGTGCCGCGCGGAGCAGAGCATGATACCCGAGTCCGGAATGGAGGATGGCTGGAAATTGGACATTTATC ATATACCGGTGGTGAGTCTGGAACTGGGTACCAATTCGCTGAACTCAACTCTACGCGAGGGAATCGATGTCTTCTTCGAGTGCAACATCAAATCGAATCCCTGGATATACGAAGTTAGCTGGCGGCACAAT GGCAAGATCCTAACCAACAATCCAGCCGAAGGCATCGCCGTCTCCAACCAGAGTCTGGTGCTCCAAAACGCCAGCCGGGCGAGAAGTGGCATCTACACCTGTGTGGGCAGCAATCGGGAGGGCGACGGCGAGAGCAATCCCGTCCAGCTGGACATACGAT TTGCACCTGTGTGCCGACCTCGCCAACGACTCTCCTACAGCTCGGGCAGGCATGAAACCGTCAAGGTGGCctgtgaaattgatgccaATCCCGCGGAGGCCACCTACGTTTGGAAATTCAATGCAACTCAGGGAGAAACAGTTGACATACCGGCTTCGCAAGTGGCCGTGGATCGGGGCCGTAGTATTGCCCATTACACGCCCATGACGGAGAAT GACTACGGAACGCTGCTCTGCTGGGCCACCAACGAAATTGGCGATCAAAGTGAACCCTGCGTATACACAATATTCCCAGCAG GCGAGCCGGATCCGTTGCTAAACTGCACGGTGCTCAACCAGACATCGACGGGATTCCAAATCGAATGCATTGAGGGCTTCAATGGCGGCCTGCAGCAGGACTTTATAATGGAGGTTTACATGAACGGAACGACACGACATCccaaaatttcaaaatcaaa GCGACCGTACTTTGAGGTAAGCGGACTGGTGCCCGGCATGGGCTACAACGTCTTCCTCatcgccaacaacagcaaggGCCGTAGCAACGCCACCATTTTGCAGGTCTACACGCTGAAGGATCCGGAGAAGCAGACGG ACCTCTCGTTGGCCTATGCCCCCGTCATCGAGGACATCCGGCCATTCCTCGGCATTCTGGCCGGCATCGTGGGCAGCATTTTCCTGGTGGCCCTCATCATTGTGATTGTGGTGCGTGTGCGCGGCTCTTCTGGGCGCGATCGCAATAATTACTCGCATCCGGGCAGCGGCGTCGGCGGCATTGGCGGCACCACCGGCAACGGCAGTGGGATGGGCGGCATCGGCGGTGGCGTTGGCGGCGGCGGAGTGGGCGGGACCACGGCCAACGGGAATGGCAGTCTGGGCCTGCTggcgagcaacaacaatggcagccTCGTCATCGGCACGCTGGGCCACAATGGCGGGCAATCAGTGCAGGATATGCATCGCATCGGCCGGGAGACGTGCCATGTGACGAGCAGCCTGGACAGCATCGACAAGAATCCGGACATCATACCGCAAGGTGGGTTGG ACGGACACGACCTGGACGATGAGTGGACGACAAAGGGACATGGTCGCACTTACGCCACGGCGGCGATGGCCGAGCAGAATGCCGTTATAACCTCCGGCACCTATGATCACCTGATGCCCACGTACGCCGTCGTCGACAAGAAGACAGCACCGCCTCCCGGCCATGGCCAGTACATCCAGTATAATACGCTCATTCCCGTTAGCAAAATGGGCGCTTATGGcaatcaacagcagcagctccagcagcagccgcaacagaAG ACTGAGCTCAGCTACAGCGAACTAAGCGCTCCTCTGGTCGGCGGCCCGGTGGGCGTCCAGCGGATGGCGCCCTACTGCAGCGCGACCTTGGGACGGCCGGGCAGGCAGGCGGAACTTAAGCGGGCGGAGCCGAACATCTACTCGCAG ATCGATCTGGCACATCATCCCATGCCCATGTACTCAACGAGCCCGATGTTTGGCACGAACAGCACCATCACCGGAGTCACCATGTCGCATCCATCACAATTGGCCACCTTCTcgccgacgccgccgccgcccatcTTCACCCACAGCATGGTGACCACTGGCGATGGCCTCCTGCAGCCGGTGACGTGCATGGGCCTGGTGGCAACATCTTCGGCTGGGGCATCGGTTCCTGGTCCGCTTCCACTAcccccgcagcagcagcaacagcaacagcagcagcatcagcagctgaCAGCGGCCAAtggcggaaacggaagcatCGTCGGCATGGGCATGAGCCTTTATGGCAGCGATGTG GGCAAGCCCCAGCTGCTGAAGACTGTGCCAGAGGAGGTGCACCATCAGCTGAACAGAGAGGATATACTGATCTCCCAGGATCGCAATCTCGGATCGGGAACTCGCTTCTGA